A segment of the Macrobrachium rosenbergii isolate ZJJX-2024 chromosome 8, ASM4041242v1, whole genome shotgun sequence genome:
ctcacttgtgccattggtggaaggataaactccatgaaaggctgatgatatctttttaaggcttgcaggtttatttatttaaaaattttttttatatatactgtacctcaaTCTTTATGCTCAGTAGTGTTCAAGttttaagtacccctgggccctttgatggtagcgactcagCACAGTTAACAgttgctggaacctcctctgacaacctctctctgaaaaaaacagaaaaaaatactaatgtaattacactggaaccttatgctccagtacgaaacaaatccaaaagaagtaaatattgtcttgacccaaccatgactcacttcgactccctctttgggagtggaagctggtcaaggtttctaacctcagaaacagaacggaaaatttcagccctGAAGTTAGAgaactacctattaaacagacattcaacgacagaaatgtcgtctAGACAGATATAAGAGAAAAGGTGTGGCTTATAGAAGTCACAACAAAGATTTAATCTGAGGACTGTATGTCTGTAACAGCAATAGAtgatacaaatgtaaaaattaaaaagcatgacactatgaatagcattcaaaGTACCAATGTGCTTCCTGAAAGCAGTGATGAACCAatcaaaagaatattctcttggactctcttaaaagatatcccagagtccaagattgtgaggtatataatataacaagcaaatgaaaaaataagaaaatgttaaaaatcacaaaaaataaaatttgagggtcaataCTGTatctaccccaaaaaataaaatttgtaggtcaaaacagagaaataaggccatatgtcccaaagccactacagtatcaaaactgtagtaaatatgggcatgcaaaaaaatattgtcgaaacgaacctgtatgtgtgtacaggcagtcccagttctGACGGTGGTTCCGTTCTTCTGCGCGTCAGAACCCTAAAATCGTCGTAAAGCGGAACGATGGCATACGACgccagaaaattgtataaaatttgaaacaaaagttatgaaagccttacttttaatcctttgggtatactgcatgttgtttcttgatgttttacctacattttgatgtggtgtgtatccaaaactggtggttctggaatgtaaaatttacaatttactacaaagtacagtactgtacagtaaatcctgtatgcagtaaagtatagagtactgtacatatactgcacaaaaaagtaaaatacaacatgttatacagtaacacaggtgtacagtacactgtactgtactgtaatttataccaaagagtttataaaagataaaaaaaaagtgaattccttacttttattttggaaaccccgtgcttcttaaccctggaaaaatggtgtggcctcatgattcagggggattctggaatgtaaaaatttagtattagtgtacatataatactgtacagtagtcctgcatgcaacaaagtacagtactgtactgtataaatacagaacagtcagtattttacagtagaataataaatatataaaaattataaagagttaggaattccttacctcatTCAGTGATTGTCAAAGCTGTTACAACCGCAGGCTAGGTTGGGGAGATGGAGATTGTATGCGTGGGgagcctgcaatgataaggataaaattgctgcagagtttgtactgtatgtgttacactgttctgtatcagttcaggtatttcacaaacctatgttcaacagtacaaaataaaaatatgaatgccttacctaatttcagtggtttttagaagatggaggcgaggatgagggagctctagtaaaggtgctgggcagtctggaatattagaatgaagacgttactttatatttatcaaatgtactgtacatatgaccatttataacattaaaaacagtgaagaattcaataccttgagtgatttgaaagatgtaggctacatgaaggttttgtacagttccagtagaggtcaggttaaaggtgcatgtcagtctggaatgataatgtacatgataaagattagaataaagtacttctgtggatttcataaacagtacactaattttataaaatgtataacaatttataaaacagaaagtgttcttaccaaattctagtggttggcttgcttactgggatgggcatatggtagatgagaacagggggctatggtgtggcatctgcaggtgcttgggagtctgcaatgaaaagatagaaatgatactgtacacagcagtactgtactgtactgtataagtataataacacaatttaaaacaatgtaggctaatagaaatttctaaaagtgaagaattccttacctggtggacatgaaatgggtgcaggtgctactggtgcaggtgaatttggagttgagcaggggacacctgtcatttgtggaatgataaaagatagaaattaccacacaggggtatgtatgcaataagctactgtactgtatacagttttataaagtgatttgaaagaaaaaagtcatgaaatccttacctgatggGGCTGGAGAGGGATAAGGTCAGCTGAGTTGGGCCGGGAGGCTGTAACAtgtggatctggaatgataatgattatgtaaagttacagcaaatactaaagcaatagtgtactgtacagtgggtgaagtgcagtacactttttgtaacatttataaaaatttataaaacattaaaaaaccattaagaattccttacctggtgaagtTGGAGAGGAGACAGGAGGTCCCAGAACTTcaaaaccctggaattcttcaggggggtcaggactgtcatcactaccaaagagatctggaatggcacataatgaaataaattaggttatgcgatagtaaatataaaatttgtaccatatgtacagtactgtatgtacaaatgatttcatgcatgaaaattataaaaattaaacacttaggaattccttacctgatagagCTGGAAAAGCTGCTGGGGAGGTTACTGCAGGTACAGGTTCAGGCTCAGGTTCTGATTCATAGCCAGGTAGAGGTTCTGGGGAATCTGGATTAGGagtcacttctgcaatgatacaaatgataaaatttattgggttatgctgtgtatctacagtatgtaaatataaattgcagtaacattttataaatattattacaagttataacaatttatattacagcagttaataaaaataaagttgagaaatccttacctagactaggagtggcaggtggtgctgaagacttcttcacgaagaaagagtctagcctagactgcactttcttcttcagctgcttctccttcagcGCCTCCCTGTAGCACGTAGTAAGATCCAGCATTCCTCTGCGAATCCTCTCAAACCTGGCAATGTTAGGATCCTCaccctcaaatgctgccaaacatttctccaggtgagcaaaaccctctgtcaagcccttgattgttaattccttgacctttggttgtggtgcctcttcctcctcctcgatcatctgcttctccagctcaatgaggtcctccgatgacaattcctctccgtgggatgccagcagctcggtgacatcctcagcttccaagtccagtttcagcctcttgcttagcCCAACAATTTTCATTGTCACAGCCTCAACATCTTCTGCCTGCTCAAACCCCttaaaactattcacaaactgcggacacagtttcttccaCGCACCATTCAGAGTCGACACCTTTACTTCCGTCCCAAGCACGCGTGCGATGTTCGtcacagcatctgcaatgttgtagcccttccaaaaatctttcagagtcaactccttgttaccttcaaCGGCCCGTAAAGCAGCGCGTATTGTCCTCCTcaggtagtatgccttgaagttagcaatgactccctggtccatcggctgtatgaggatgtagtatttggtggtagatacaccaccttcacattagggttcatattactaagattagccgggtgaccaggggcattgtctaagacaagcaggaccttaaaaggcagacccttcgaggcacaatacctttccactgcgggcacaaagtggtcattgaaccagtcctcgaagaccatcaaaggtaacccaagctttcttattggacttccaaatgacagggagttgactcttgaaaatgcccttaaaagccctgggattttctgccaGTACACTAGAAAGGGCTTAAGCTTCAAATCGCCACTAGCATTTCccccaaagagtaaagtcagcctctccttaccagctttatggcctggtgctgacctctcctccttggaaatgtatgtaaatgatttggcattcttttccaaaataaccctgtctcatctacattaaatacctggtcagcagtgtaaccaccttcctaattatctcagccaaaccactaggaaactttctgctgctacgtcatcagcgctagcagcttcaccttgcaacttcacattgtgcaaatttgcacgAGCCTTGAAGCGGTTAAACCAACCCCTACTGgcggaaaattcttcactagcactgccttcccattttttcttcaccactgccgcatgcagctcctagccttctcttgaatcacactcaggctcactggaacacgccgttggttctggtcttccagccagatcaacaataacttctccatctccactaCGTTCTGGCTCGTTGCTTCACGTTAATCACCGTTGCCTTCATTGGTGCAGCGTCTTGCACATGTTTCAGAATacgctgcttgtccttcactatggtAACAACCGTCGTTCTGCTAAGGCCCAAGGCACGCCTATCTCGGTGTTACTTTCACCCTTCTCCGAACGCTTAATTCACGTCGTGCCCCGACTTCCCATGGTGATGCTCTTCCTCGGCTTCTTGGATGCACTAGCATCAGATGAtaaattctgccgttttggagccacagtgaaggcacaattcacgaaaaaactgcagctaaagaaaagcaacaatgagGCAACGTGCACCTAACTCTGGAGGCAAACACGTGAGTGAGGAAagggttgtttggtattgttCGCGCCTGCGTGATCGACCCAGGAAGGTCGTTGTCGgtcaactactgtacagtaccaaTGCAGTTACATACAGAGCGCAGCTACGCTCACGAAACTAGTTCGCTTACAAGCGGCGTAAAAACGCCGAAAAAAAGTCATAACcttgcaatgtattttaataattgtaaccagaaactgatttttgatgattactgttaaaccagaaacggatttttataaatatacgtaattgaaaagcgtcgtaaacagGCTGCGTCGAAATAAAATCTGCTGCGTCGTAAACTCGAAACAAACATCGTAAGCGGCctggatttttaatgaatatatctgaaaaaccgtCGTAAActcgaacgtcgtaagccggggaccgcctgtattgtGGATCTGAGGAGCACGGCACACATTGGAATTGCAGCGgaccaaaatgtataaactgagggcagaatcatcatgcaagatccaaagaatgcatgtattacatacacagtacagaattggaaatgctacaagaaagaacagggctgtctattagagaggctaagttagaattgaaagtgaaaggaattgaagatcctgctaagaaacgtACAAATGCCTCAATAACAAGaactaacaatgaaaagaaatacatacagacagaagTAACAAAATGGAGGAAGAtaaatctcaaaaagaaaataatgctttaaagaaaaaaactaaaatggtaaagaatcaagaaacaggcacaaaggatatgggtaacattttatcaaactcatttgaaatgttaatgcaaatagctcaagatgatgatactactaTAGAAGAAACACAGGAAAGTCttgatggagtggaaattaaagataaaaaaaggcctttggagagaacaccacccaaaatgaaaaaaccaactacagtgaaccccccgtattcgcgggggatgcgtcccacacccccccgcgaataggtcaaatccgcgaatgcttaaagcctatctaaaaacacttagaactgcccattttgatagcttaaaccaagaaaaaccatgtaaaaatgcttatacctgagtgttttaatagttttattacaaaaagtgcatttattcatgaaaaatatatgaaaatacagtaattagtgactatttctcagtgaaaaatacatgaatgggcgaattttcccatgaatgatggctagatatgtttccacagagaaacccgcgaatgagtgagtccatgaaccatgagaacacgaatatgggggtttactgtataattagagcaacatcggttaaaccaaagacaaaggatatgaagaaacaacaaaaacaaactaagaatatacctttttctcctaaaataatagtaaaacctatggatacagatatccaaaacactgaagtcaaagataacaatgattatgtcaggAGAAAAGAGATTACTCCACAATTGGTACAAGAGCagatgaaacaaggaatgtacatgaaaGCACATGTGGATGTcatgattgttttgtagaattgtgcaataataaaaacataacaaaagatgattTAACAAACATATAAGAAATTTTACGATACATAGAAAAAAAAGCCCACAGAtgtgagtacccatgaaaaaaattcaagttgataatacaaaaaaaagagagtaaaactcaaccactgtaataaaatattttctatagctatattatacaatgaaacgtaaatggtctgcagacgagattacacctaggagaaatacgagtactaaaagaatacaaaccaatgatattatatttacaacatgtcaacaaaacaatttcaacagtaggtaaatacaccttagcatctacatctagagaggaagaaggaaatttaggtactgctgtatatgtacataacaaagtatgttatgacaaagtacctgtgaACTTTACTGATTTGCAGATTTTGAGTATTAGAATAAGAatcaaaaatgataattatgtcatttataatttatacaactaacctaataaaaattatgacttgacaaacttaaagaattacttaataatgccaaggaacctactttaatagtaggtgattttaatgctcacaacccgatgtgggactgtaattgtccagactcaaatagagcagggagtgaaatagaagaattcatagattcatatgacatgtgctgtataagtGATAACGAAATctgcacatatttttctaaaacacttgGAActttttcctcaatcgacttaactctgtACAACAAACGTATTTggcagattggattggaatacagttgatgacttgcatacaagtgatcagttcccaatattaatttcattattacaaaataatcccaccaggCATgtcccttaacccttaaacgccgagcctttatttacaaaaacgtctcccgtatgccggcggtgtttgggagctagcgccgaagcggaaaaaaagtttttttcaa
Coding sequences within it:
- the LOC136841291 gene encoding tigger transposable element-derived protein 1-like; translation: MDQGVIANFKAYYLRRTIRAALRAVEGNKELTLKDFWKGYNIADAVTNIARVLGTEVKVSTLNGAWKKLCPQFVNSFKGFEQAEDVEAVTMKIVGLSKRLKLDLEAEDVTELLASHGEELSSEDLIELEKQMIEEEEEAPQPKVKELTIKGLTEGFAHLEKCLAAFEGEDPNIARFERIRRGMLDLTTCYREALKEKQLKKKVQSRLDSFFVKKSSAPPATPSLEVTPNPDSPEPLPGYESEPEPEPVPAVTSPAAFPALSDLFGSDDSPDPPEEFQGFEVLGPPVSSPTSPDPHVTASRPNSADLIPLQPHQVRIS